The proteins below are encoded in one region of Methylophilales bacterium:
- the mreD gene encoding rod shape-determining protein MreD, giving the protein MLKKSHDVKLRQQKLFVGLFLVSTFFSFINLFSFLNINIYPEYFLALMVITISSNLISINITKVFLMGVIVDILIGSILGQYTIAFLLLYGLQIFYQKYFLIPTRPQAILLKFLSICLGIIVVTIISQNFNPTFHINGSLLNYLIIEIAITFVILVIFQIFYERTYGT; this is encoded by the coding sequence ATGCTAAAAAAATCTCATGACGTTAAACTAAGACAACAAAAGTTATTTGTTGGGTTATTTTTAGTCTCTACTTTTTTCAGTTTCATAAATTTATTTAGTTTTTTAAATATTAATATTTACCCAGAGTATTTCTTAGCATTAATGGTAATAACTATTTCATCTAATTTAATATCAATTAATATCACTAAAGTCTTTTTGATGGGTGTCATAGTAGATATTTTGATTGGGTCAATTTTAGGACAATACACCATCGCATTCCTGCTTTTATATGGTCTCCAAATTTTTTACCAAAAATATTTTTTAATACCGACAAGGCCTCAAGCAATTCTTCTTAAATTTCTATCTATTTGCCTTGGTATAATAGTTGTAACGATCATATCTCAAAATTTTAATCCTACTTTTCATATCAATGGAAGCTTATTAAATTATTTAATAATAGAAATAGCTATCACTTTTGTAATTTTAGTAATTTTTCAAATTTTTTATGAAAGAACTTATGGCACTTAA
- a CDS encoding rod shape-determining protein, which produces MIKSLFRNFVDNDLAIDLGTANTLIFAKGRGVVLDEPSVVAIQNVQGPGGPQTRKTVLAVGAEAKSMLGRSPQSINAIRPMKDGVIADFNITEEMIKHFIKKTVSTNMFSPSPRIVICVPYGATQVEKRAIRESAERAGAKQVFLIEEPMAAAIGAELPIQDATGSMVIDVGGGTTEVGIISLGGIVYASSARVGGDKIDQSIVDYMRRNYGTLISEPTAEKIKQTIGSAFPLNELLSMDITGRNLAEGLPRKLSISSNEILEAIAEPLHTIVGAVKTALEQTPPELGSDIAENGMVLTGGGALLKNLDRLLQEETGIPVIIAEDPLTCVARGCGKTLDQLDYFKNTFVYE; this is translated from the coding sequence ATGATTAAAAGTTTGTTTAGAAATTTTGTTGATAATGATTTGGCTATTGACCTTGGCACAGCAAATACATTAATTTTTGCTAAAGGAAGAGGTGTGGTCCTTGATGAGCCTTCAGTTGTTGCTATTCAAAATGTGCAAGGGCCTGGTGGACCCCAAACTAGAAAAACTGTTCTCGCCGTGGGTGCTGAAGCTAAATCAATGCTCGGCAGGTCGCCTCAAAGCATCAACGCTATTCGTCCAATGAAAGACGGAGTGATAGCTGATTTTAATATCACCGAAGAAATGATCAAGCATTTTATCAAGAAGACTGTATCAACCAATATGTTTTCTCCTAGCCCAAGAATAGTTATTTGTGTTCCATATGGCGCAACACAAGTTGAAAAAAGAGCTATTCGAGAATCTGCAGAGAGAGCTGGTGCGAAACAAGTATTTTTAATTGAAGAGCCCATGGCAGCTGCTATTGGTGCCGAACTACCCATTCAAGATGCGACAGGCTCAATGGTAATTGACGTGGGGGGTGGTACTACAGAAGTTGGCATCATCTCATTAGGTGGAATTGTTTACGCAAGTTCTGCTCGCGTTGGTGGAGACAAAATTGATCAATCTATTGTTGACTACATGAGAAGGAACTATGGGACATTAATATCTGAACCAACAGCTGAAAAAATAAAACAAACGATTGGTAGCGCATTCCCTTTAAATGAACTTTTATCAATGGATATCACTGGGAGAAATTTAGCTGAAGGCTTGCCCAGAAAATTAAGTATCTCCAGTAATGAAATATTAGAAGCTATCGCAGAACCACTTCACACTATCGTTGGTGCAGTAAAAACTGCACTTGAACAAACACCTCCTGAACTTGGATCTGATATTGCAGAAAATGGAATGGTCCTCACTGGTGGTGGTGCCCTTTTGAAAAATCTTGATCGACTTCTACAAGAGGAGACAGGCATCCCAGTAATTATTGCTGAAGATCCTTTGACTTGTGTAGCTAGAGGTTGCGGAAAAACATTAGACCAACTAGATTATTTTAAAAATACATTTGTTTATGAATAG
- the gatB gene encoding Asp-tRNA(Asn)/Glu-tRNA(Gln) amidotransferase subunit GatB, which translates to MDWEIVIGIETHAQLKTNSKIFSGASTSFGKEPNANACLVSLAYPGVLPVLNEEAVNCAIKFGLAVDAKITEHSIFARKNYFYPDLPKGYQISQLDLPVVGEGNLIIPVGDENKSIRILRAHLEEDAGKSVHGINEGKSGIDLNRAGTPLLEIVTEPDMSSAEEAVAYAKKLHELVQWIGICDGNMQEGNFRCDVNVSVKKKGDKELGTRREIKNLNSFKFIKQAVDYEVNWQIEKLEDGGKIKQATILFDPDSGETREMRSKEEANDYRYFPDPDLLPLVISQEKINNIKSKMYELPNEMKSRLVKEFDLTNYDADGITSNIDVANYFKELLSFKVNAKLASNWILTNLFSRLNESDIDIKSSPLKANKLAELILRIEDKTISNNAAKKVFDEIWDQDKRVDEVIDQLGLKQISNENEVIDILNQVLQDNEAMVEEYKSGKDKAFNALIGQVMKASKGKANPGQVSQLLKEKLKN; encoded by the coding sequence ATGGATTGGGAAATTGTTATTGGGATTGAAACACATGCTCAGTTAAAAACTAACTCAAAAATATTTTCTGGTGCATCCACAAGTTTTGGTAAAGAGCCTAATGCAAATGCCTGCTTAGTGAGTCTTGCCTACCCTGGAGTTTTACCAGTGCTTAATGAAGAGGCAGTCAACTGTGCAATAAAGTTTGGTCTAGCAGTTGATGCGAAGATTACTGAACATTCTATTTTTGCTAGAAAAAACTACTTTTATCCAGACTTACCTAAAGGGTATCAAATCAGTCAGCTTGATTTGCCTGTTGTAGGAGAGGGGAATCTTATAATTCCAGTTGGCGATGAAAATAAAAGTATTAGAATTTTAAGAGCACATTTAGAAGAAGATGCTGGTAAATCTGTTCATGGAATCAATGAGGGAAAATCGGGGATCGACCTTAACAGAGCGGGTACTCCCTTATTAGAAATTGTCACAGAACCAGATATGAGCTCTGCAGAAGAAGCAGTGGCTTATGCTAAAAAACTTCACGAATTAGTTCAATGGATCGGAATTTGTGATGGAAATATGCAAGAGGGAAATTTTCGTTGCGATGTGAATGTATCAGTTAAGAAAAAAGGGGATAAAGAGCTAGGGACAAGGCGAGAAATCAAAAACTTAAATTCTTTTAAGTTCATCAAACAGGCAGTTGATTATGAGGTGAACTGGCAAATTGAAAAGTTAGAGGATGGGGGAAAAATAAAACAAGCAACAATTCTTTTTGATCCAGATTCTGGAGAAACACGAGAAATGAGATCAAAAGAGGAGGCAAATGATTACCGATATTTTCCAGATCCTGATTTATTGCCACTAGTTATCAGCCAAGAGAAAATTAATAATATAAAATCTAAAATGTACGAACTGCCAAACGAAATGAAATCAAGATTAGTGAAAGAGTTTGACCTCACAAATTATGATGCAGATGGAATTACATCGAATATTGACGTCGCTAACTACTTTAAGGAATTGCTTTCATTTAAAGTAAATGCAAAATTAGCTTCGAATTGGATATTAACAAATCTTTTTTCAAGACTAAATGAATCAGATATTGATATTAAGAGCTCCCCCCTCAAGGCTAACAAGTTAGCAGAATTAATTTTGAGAATTGAAGATAAAACTATTTCAAATAATGCAGCTAAAAAAGTTTTTGATGAAATCTGGGACCAAGATAAAAGAGTTGATGAAGTGATTGATCAACTCGGGCTTAAACAAATATCTAATGAAAATGAGGTTATTGATATTTTAAATCAAGTTTTACAAGACAATGAAGCCATGGTTGAGGAATATAAATCTGGAAAAGATAAAGCATTTAATGCATTAATAGGTCAGGTGATGAAAGCTTCTAAAGGTAAAGCAAACCCTGGCCAAGTCAGTCAATTGCTTAAAGAAAAATTAAAAAATTAA
- the pyrE gene encoding orotate phosphoribosyltransferase, whose product MQESFIKFALEKKVLQFGDFTTKAGRKSPYFFNLGSFNDGDSLKRLGDFYADKIIEENIEFDLLFGPAYKGISLVGAIAISLTNKGINKKFSSNRKEVKDHGEGGLIIGAPISGKILIIDDVISAGTSINESFSLINQFNAKIVGIIVSIDRKEKGSEKLSAIEEIYQKYKVPVKSIINLDNIIDFLKKDTENKKVLDEMIGYKQKYGV is encoded by the coding sequence ATGCAAGAATCTTTTATAAAATTTGCACTTGAAAAAAAAGTACTTCAGTTTGGAGATTTTACTACTAAAGCAGGTAGAAAAAGTCCTTATTTTTTTAATCTTGGCTCTTTTAACGACGGCGATAGTCTTAAGAGGTTAGGAGATTTTTATGCAGATAAAATTATAGAAGAAAATATTGAATTCGATTTACTATTTGGACCAGCTTATAAAGGGATATCGCTTGTAGGTGCAATTGCAATTTCTCTTACAAATAAAGGTATAAACAAAAAATTTTCATCGAATAGAAAAGAGGTTAAAGATCATGGGGAGGGCGGTTTAATTATTGGTGCTCCTATTTCAGGAAAAATTCTTATTATTGATGATGTGATTTCTGCAGGGACTTCGATTAATGAAAGTTTTAGTCTGATCAATCAATTTAATGCAAAGATTGTTGGAATTATTGTATCAATTGATCGAAAAGAAAAAGGCAGCGAGAAACTCTCTGCTATTGAAGAAATATATCAGAAATATAAGGTGCCTGTTAAATCAATAATCAACTTAGATAATATTATTGATTTCTTAAAAAAAGATACAGAAAATAAAAAAGTCTTAGACGAAATGATTGGTTATAAGCAAAAGTATGGCGTTTAA
- the gatA gene encoding Asp-tRNA(Asn)/Glu-tRNA(Gln) amidotransferase subunit GatA, translated as MLNLSLKELSEGLKEKKFSSVELTKFFLNRVDLHNSSINAFITTDKDKSLAMAKRSDEIIKEGNQNYLTGIPIAQKDIFCAEGWKTSCGSKMLDNFIAPYDSTVISKFNAVGAVNLGKTNMDEFAMGSSNETSFYGNVKNPWDIKTVPGGSSGGSAAAVAGMLAPAATATDTGGSIRQPASLCGLTGLKPTYGLVSRYGMIAFASSLDQAGPMCHSAEDCAAMMNVMSGHDPKDSTSIQREKENYLTDINNPIKGLKIGVPKEFFSEGLDPQVEKIIEQGISEYKKLGAEIVEISLPNNHLSIPVYYVIAPAEASSNLSRYDGVRYGYRTKEYDDLMDMYCKTREEGFGDEVKRRIMIGTYVLSAGYYDAYYLKAQKIRRLISEDFKKAFEKCDVILGPSAPSVAFPIGDKKEDPLKMYMQDVYTISTNLAGLPGLSMPGGLMNNLPVGIQLIGNYFTESKLLNIAHIFQTNTNWHNLTPEEFK; from the coding sequence ATGTTAAATTTATCCCTTAAAGAACTTTCAGAAGGATTAAAAGAAAAAAAATTTTCCAGCGTAGAGCTTACGAAATTTTTTTTAAATCGAGTAGATCTTCATAACTCATCTATAAATGCTTTTATCACGACTGATAAAGATAAAAGTTTGGCAATGGCAAAGCGCTCAGATGAAATTATCAAGGAGGGAAATCAGAATTATTTAACCGGGATTCCAATAGCGCAAAAGGATATTTTTTGTGCAGAGGGATGGAAAACAAGTTGTGGTTCAAAAATGTTGGATAATTTTATTGCTCCATATGATTCAACGGTAATAAGTAAATTTAATGCAGTGGGCGCAGTGAACCTAGGCAAAACCAATATGGATGAATTTGCTATGGGGTCATCTAATGAGACTTCCTTTTATGGCAATGTCAAAAATCCGTGGGATATAAAAACTGTTCCAGGAGGAAGCTCAGGGGGAAGTGCAGCTGCTGTTGCTGGAATGTTAGCTCCAGCTGCGACGGCGACAGATACAGGTGGTTCGATAAGGCAGCCTGCTTCATTGTGTGGTTTGACAGGTTTAAAGCCGACTTATGGTTTAGTTTCAAGGTATGGCATGATTGCATTTGCATCAAGTCTAGATCAAGCGGGACCCATGTGTCATTCGGCAGAAGATTGTGCTGCAATGATGAATGTGATGAGTGGCCATGACCCTAAAGATTCCACTAGTATACAAAGAGAAAAAGAAAATTATTTAACAGATATTAATAACCCTATTAAGGGATTAAAAATTGGTGTCCCAAAAGAATTTTTTAGTGAAGGACTAGATCCACAGGTTGAGAAAATAATAGAACAGGGTATCAGCGAATATAAAAAATTGGGCGCTGAAATTGTAGAGATATCTTTACCGAATAACCATTTATCCATACCCGTTTATTATGTCATTGCACCTGCTGAGGCATCTAGTAATTTATCCAGATATGACGGCGTTCGATATGGCTATCGAACAAAAGAATATGATGACCTGATGGACATGTATTGTAAGACTAGAGAAGAAGGTTTTGGCGATGAAGTAAAAAGAAGAATAATGATTGGCACCTATGTTCTTAGTGCAGGCTACTACGATGCTTATTATTTAAAAGCACAAAAAATTAGAAGATTAATCTCAGAAGATTTCAAAAAGGCTTTTGAAAAATGTGATGTCATCTTAGGTCCTTCGGCACCTTCTGTTGCTTTTCCAATTGGCGATAAAAAAGAAGACCCACTAAAAATGTACATGCAAGATGTTTACACAATTTCAACTAACCTTGCTGGATTACCAGGTTTATCGATGCCTGGGGGACTGATGAATAATCTTCCTGTAGGTATTCAGCTCATAGGCAATTATTTTACTGAATCAAAGTTATTAAATATTGCTCATATATTTCAAACGAATACAAATTGGCATAATTTAACTCCTGAGGAGTTCAAATAA
- the gatC gene encoding Asp-tRNA(Asn)/Glu-tRNA(Gln) amidotransferase subunit GatC — MKFDNDEIKKIAHLARININENEANKVSEKLEGILGLIDQMTEVNTDSIEPMAHALDIKQPLREDKVTEVDMREKSLKLSNETDQSLFIVPRVIE, encoded by the coding sequence ATGAAATTCGATAATGACGAAATTAAAAAAATTGCCCATTTAGCTCGAATAAATATAAATGAAAATGAGGCTAATAAAGTGAGTGAAAAGTTAGAAGGGATTTTAGGACTCATCGACCAAATGACTGAGGTAAATACAGATAGTATTGAACCTATGGCCCATGCCCTTGATATTAAGCAGCCCTTAAGAGAAGACAAAGTGACCGAAGTGGATATGAGAGAAAAATCCTTAAAATTATCAAATGAAACTGATCAATCTTTGTTTATTGTCCCAAGAGTGATTGAATAA
- the mreC gene encoding rod shape-determining protein MreC, which yields MAIKVSKKELSLFTTNFSLTYFILFVFLAVLMMFMDSRYEYLKQIRKDFSFITSPLIILTNDSINFFANFQSLSKSKALLEEEINQLNIQVDSLSIENQIRKFLVAENDNLRKITLLSKKYSPKKTYPAEIIRPTIRGRAQIITINKGEKDGIRQGMPVVNRSGLVGQIYSTYDQTSEVVPLLSKKFAVNALQDNGQNHAIIYGDADFLVIPFFPASIDVAPGDTFVTSGLDNVYPSGINIGKVVEVSPEDKQFNKILLQPATFSSQFSLITILDY from the coding sequence ATGGCAATCAAGGTTTCTAAAAAAGAATTAAGCTTATTTACTACTAACTTTTCTTTAACTTATTTTATTCTTTTTGTTTTCTTGGCTGTGCTCATGATGTTTATGGACAGTCGATATGAATATCTTAAGCAAATTAGAAAAGATTTTTCATTTATCACTTCCCCTTTGATCATTTTAACTAATGACTCCATTAATTTTTTTGCTAATTTTCAAAGCTTATCAAAATCTAAAGCTCTGTTAGAAGAAGAAATAAATCAACTTAATATTCAAGTTGATAGCCTTTCCATTGAAAATCAAATAAGAAAATTTCTGGTAGCTGAGAATGATAACTTGAGAAAGATAACGCTCTTATCAAAAAAATATTCTCCAAAAAAAACTTATCCCGCTGAGATTATTAGGCCAACTATAAGAGGCAGGGCACAGATAATTACAATCAACAAGGGTGAAAAGGATGGAATTCGTCAAGGCATGCCAGTCGTAAACAGGTCAGGTTTAGTTGGGCAAATATATTCAACCTATGACCAAACAAGTGAAGTTGTTCCCTTACTTTCAAAAAAATTTGCTGTCAACGCACTCCAAGATAATGGACAAAATCATGCCATCATTTATGGTGATGCTGATTTTTTAGTAATCCCTTTCTTTCCTGCTTCAATAGACGTCGCTCCTGGAGACACATTTGTGACTTCAGGTCTCGATAACGTATACCCTAGTGGAATTAATATAGGAAAAGTCGTTGAGGTGTCTCCGGAAGATAAACAATTTAACAAAATTTTATTACAGCCAGCAACCTTTTCAAGTCAATTTTCTTTAATTACCATTCTTGATTATTAA
- the xth gene encoding exodeoxyribonuclease III, translating into MKIITLNLNGIRAASRKDFFPWLKEQNADYICLQELKAQETDLSPEMKSPYGYKGYFSFAIKRGYSGVGIYTKNEPLKVTKHLGIPELDDEGRYIELEFENLIIISIYLPSGSSGEVRQAFKYKVLDKIYKVFEEKLNLGKNIIVCGDFNIAHHERDLKNFKGNKKNSGFLPDEREWLTKLFTKGRWTDVYRILHPEEGEGSYTWWSNRGQAWLKNVGWRIDYQISNYENAIRAKKAYVYKDERFSDHAPLVIEYD; encoded by the coding sequence ATGAAGATTATAACCTTAAATTTAAATGGTATTCGGGCTGCCAGCAGAAAAGATTTTTTCCCTTGGCTGAAAGAACAAAACGCAGATTATATTTGTTTGCAGGAACTCAAAGCTCAAGAGACTGATTTATCACCTGAAATGAAATCACCATATGGCTATAAAGGGTATTTTAGCTTTGCAATAAAGAGGGGCTATAGTGGAGTTGGCATTTATACAAAAAATGAACCTCTTAAAGTTACAAAGCATTTGGGTATTCCTGAATTGGACGATGAAGGGAGGTATATCGAGCTTGAGTTTGAAAACTTAATTATTATTTCAATTTATTTACCATCAGGCTCATCAGGTGAAGTTAGACAAGCTTTTAAATACAAAGTGCTTGATAAGATTTATAAAGTTTTTGAAGAGAAATTAAATTTAGGAAAAAATATCATAGTATGTGGTGATTTTAATATTGCACATCATGAAAGAGATTTAAAAAACTTTAAAGGGAATAAGAAAAATTCTGGATTTCTCCCTGATGAGCGGGAATGGTTGACTAAGTTATTTACCAAAGGACGATGGACTGATGTTTATCGTATCCTTCATCCTGAGGAAGGAGAGGGCTCATATACATGGTGGAGTAATCGAGGGCAGGCTTGGCTAAAAAATGTTGGGTGGCGAATAGATTATCAGATATCAAATTATGAAAATGCAATTAGAGCAAAAAAAGCTTATGTTTATAAGGACGAGCGCTTTAGTGATCATGCACCCTTAGTAATTGAATATGATTAA